The following proteins are co-located in the uncultured Tolumonas sp. genome:
- a CDS encoding methyl-accepting chemotaxis protein encodes MDQQEASLQQIAAAVTELTETAAEIARSTVNTADYVHSASERCNDASSHLLTTRNQIQLLAQKAENASVSAANLVEETAHIGGVMAEIRGIAEQTNLLALNAAIEAARAGEFGRGFAVVADEVRTLSTRTHKATEQIQTSISHIHQILSSWKDMMMENVEQTRACVQQTDQSTTQMKQVVNDLDQMTDLAAQISAAAHEQGTALADVTRNINELTVLGQNNLAQMKAIDMNSNHIMQHTDRLNDMCRTFN; translated from the coding sequence ATGGATCAGCAAGAAGCCAGTCTTCAACAAATTGCCGCTGCAGTCACCGAATTAACTGAAACTGCGGCTGAAATAGCACGCTCAACCGTTAATACCGCTGATTATGTACATAGCGCATCAGAACGTTGTAATGATGCCAGCTCACATTTATTAACTACTCGAAACCAGATCCAATTACTCGCGCAAAAAGCAGAGAATGCCTCGGTTTCTGCAGCTAATCTTGTAGAAGAAACAGCGCATATTGGTGGTGTAATGGCAGAAATTCGGGGTATTGCCGAACAAACCAATCTATTGGCACTCAATGCCGCCATCGAAGCAGCCCGAGCGGGTGAATTTGGTCGTGGGTTTGCAGTGGTAGCCGATGAAGTCAGAACTCTGTCGACTCGCACCCACAAAGCAACAGAACAAATACAGACCAGCATCAGCCATATTCATCAAATATTGTCATCTTGGAAAGATATGATGATGGAAAACGTAGAACAGACGCGCGCGTGTGTACAACAAACTGATCAAAGCACCACCCAGATGAAACAAGTGGTTAACGACCTAGATCAAATGACGGATTTGGCCGCACAAATATCGGCTGCAGCCCATGAACAAGGCACAGCATTAGCGGATGTAACAAGAAATATTAATGAATTAACGGTTTTAGGTCAGAACAATCTGGCACAAATGAAAGCAATTGATATGAATAGTAATCACATCATGCAACATACTGATAGATTGAATGATATGTGCAGAACGTTCAATTAA
- a CDS encoding PAS domain-containing protein, with protein sequence MTSMNNAHQANIGKEINFPDHEQLVSTTDLKSNITYANSAFLNVAGYQLDELVGKPHNMIRHEDMPKIAFQDMWQKLKAGKAWRGLVKNRCKNGDYYWVDAYVTPIYENGSIVGYQSVRVKPEPAQKQTAETIYAQLRQQERQNKKINFVWQDRRPIIGLGLSIAIILAAISLANIAVAMGYLLSFLALAICFYPHLVTTPRYLNSLSNNYDSLTRQIYSGTHLHSIADFHLQHRQARIGTI encoded by the coding sequence ATGACATCAATGAATAACGCTCATCAGGCCAATATTGGGAAAGAAATTAATTTTCCGGATCACGAACAACTGGTTTCAACCACTGATCTTAAAAGTAACATCACTTACGCTAACAGTGCTTTTTTGAATGTTGCCGGTTACCAACTGGATGAGTTAGTAGGCAAACCTCATAACATGATCCGTCACGAGGATATGCCGAAAATAGCCTTTCAGGATATGTGGCAGAAACTAAAAGCAGGTAAAGCTTGGCGGGGTTTGGTCAAAAACAGATGCAAAAATGGCGATTACTATTGGGTTGACGCCTATGTCACACCCATCTATGAAAATGGCTCCATTGTGGGTTATCAATCGGTTCGAGTAAAACCTGAGCCTGCGCAAAAACAAACCGCAGAAACAATATATGCTCAATTACGCCAGCAAGAGCGTCAAAACAAAAAAATCAATTTTGTTTGGCAAGATCGCCGCCCGATTATTGGGCTGGGGTTATCCATTGCCATTATTCTGGCTGCGATTTCATTAGCTAATATCGCCGTCGCTATGGGGTATTTACTCTCATTCCTCGCGTTGGCAATTTGCTTTTATCCGCATTTGGTCACAACGCCTCGTTATCTGAATTCCTTATCAAACAACTACGATAGCCTTACTCGTCAAATTTATTCTGGCACGCATTTGCATAGTATTGCTGACTTTCATCTTCAGCACCGGCAAGCGCGGATCGGAACCATATGA
- a CDS encoding EAL domain-containing protein produces MLDLQAIRTRWNAIRAAFQFKSLSIGIVIAMCAGLLLPAVIGIISLNHLRQEKTNNDIELYLNDKIALLSNSLALPVWNYDINLANKIAQASLQDRQVVRITISDTKHDPILNLEYPERNIGTLHTAWHELILNGEIAGFVKVDLDDGLMIQQSRRDQSIYTYILLGQFTLALILIMLALHYRVLKPLAALTRFSNQLADGDFNHKVGWQRTDEIGHLAAQLDQMRRDLQAAFSEQQAILNNVPAGVIFIRDGVIQLANLHAEAIFGYEQGSMHGLQPKELYLSNDQFMAIRERAKLSMTVLLGRYAEELRLKRFDGSAFWARMSGCGLDPHNPQAGSIWVFEDISERKAAESEINNLAFYDPLTQLPNRRLLLDRLKHALISSNRSLKCGALLFIDLDDFKTLNDTFGHDSGDCLLQQVAQRLTTCVRQDDTVARLGGDEFVILLEDLSSDMQEAAALAKNVSEKILAALNQSYQIDKHERYSTPSIGVTLFIDHNESIEELLKRADMAMYEAKAAGRNTVRFFDQKMQDMLMNRAAMEDGLRQAIIKAEFQLYYQPQIISTGILTGVEALVRWIHPQRGLVSPAEFIPLAEESGLILPLGHWVLKTACEQIASWANNKDMANLSIAVNVSARQFHQADFVDEVLNIIEQTGANPSRLKLELTESMLIDDIEDIITKMTLLKALGVGFSLDDFGTGYSSLYYLKRLPLDQLKIDQSFVRNILSDANDAAIAKMVVALGLSLNLNVIAEGVELEAQRDYLARLGCHAYQGYLFSKPLPLHDLEAFYNEKMRPENKLVS; encoded by the coding sequence ATGCTTGATTTACAGGCAATACGCACACGTTGGAATGCAATAAGAGCGGCGTTTCAATTCAAGAGCTTATCTATAGGCATTGTCATTGCTATGTGTGCCGGTTTGCTGCTGCCCGCAGTTATAGGGATCATCTCGTTAAACCACCTCCGTCAAGAAAAAACCAATAACGATATTGAACTCTATCTCAATGACAAAATTGCGTTGTTATCGAACAGTCTCGCGCTACCGGTATGGAATTACGACATCAACTTAGCCAATAAAATTGCACAAGCCTCACTTCAGGATCGTCAGGTCGTTCGCATCACGATCAGTGATACCAAACACGATCCGATACTCAATCTGGAATATCCAGAGCGTAATATCGGTACGTTACACACGGCGTGGCATGAGCTGATCTTAAACGGAGAAATTGCCGGATTTGTGAAAGTGGATCTCGACGATGGGTTGATGATTCAACAATCACGGCGAGATCAGTCTATTTATACCTATATATTGCTTGGCCAGTTCACTTTGGCGTTGATATTGATCATGCTTGCCCTGCACTACCGTGTACTTAAACCACTTGCCGCTTTAACCCGCTTTTCTAATCAACTTGCTGATGGCGATTTTAACCATAAGGTCGGCTGGCAACGCACCGACGAGATAGGCCATTTGGCGGCACAACTAGACCAAATGCGACGGGATCTTCAGGCAGCGTTTTCCGAACAACAAGCCATTCTGAATAATGTTCCAGCCGGAGTTATTTTTATTCGTGACGGTGTAATTCAATTAGCCAATCTGCATGCTGAAGCCATTTTTGGCTATGAACAAGGCAGCATGCACGGCCTACAGCCCAAAGAACTCTACTTATCCAATGACCAGTTTATGGCTATCCGTGAACGAGCCAAACTTAGCATGACCGTTCTTCTTGGCCGATATGCAGAAGAATTACGACTTAAACGTTTTGATGGCAGTGCGTTCTGGGCGCGCATGAGCGGTTGTGGATTAGACCCGCATAATCCGCAGGCCGGTAGTATTTGGGTATTTGAAGATATCTCTGAACGCAAAGCAGCCGAATCAGAAATCAATAATCTGGCTTTTTATGATCCGCTGACACAATTACCCAATCGTCGACTCTTATTAGATCGATTAAAACATGCCTTGATTTCAAGTAACCGTAGCTTGAAATGCGGGGCCTTACTGTTTATCGATCTAGATGATTTTAAAACACTGAATGACACTTTTGGTCATGACAGTGGCGATTGTTTATTACAACAAGTGGCACAACGCTTAACTACCTGTGTGCGACAAGATGATACGGTCGCCCGACTGGGTGGTGATGAGTTTGTAATTCTGCTGGAAGATCTAAGCAGTGATATGCAAGAAGCTGCCGCGTTGGCTAAAAATGTCAGCGAAAAAATACTCGCAGCCCTGAATCAAAGCTATCAGATCGATAAACATGAACGCTACAGCACACCTAGTATTGGGGTCACTCTATTTATTGATCACAATGAAAGCATTGAAGAGCTTTTGAAACGAGCCGACATGGCAATGTATGAAGCTAAGGCCGCCGGGCGAAATACCGTCCGTTTCTTCGACCAAAAAATGCAAGATATGCTGATGAATCGTGCTGCGATGGAAGATGGTTTACGCCAAGCCATTATCAAAGCCGAATTTCAACTGTATTACCAACCCCAAATTATCAGTACTGGTATTCTGACCGGTGTGGAAGCGTTGGTTCGTTGGATCCACCCGCAACGAGGCTTAGTATCCCCTGCTGAATTTATTCCTCTGGCGGAAGAAAGCGGTCTTATCTTGCCATTAGGCCACTGGGTGTTAAAAACCGCCTGCGAACAAATCGCTAGCTGGGCTAACAACAAGGATATGGCTAATTTATCGATTGCCGTTAATGTCAGTGCACGTCAATTTCATCAGGCTGATTTTGTTGACGAAGTGCTGAATATTATTGAGCAAACTGGCGCGAATCCATCACGACTGAAACTAGAATTAACGGAAAGCATGTTGATTGATGATATCGAAGACATCATCACCAAAATGACGTTATTAAAAGCTCTCGGTGTGGGGTTCTCGTTAGATGACTTCGGTACCGGTTATTCCTCTCTGTATTACCTAAAACGGTTGCCCTTAGATCAACTTAAAATCGATCAGAGTTTTGTCAGAAATATTCTGAGTGATGCCAATGATGCCGCTATTGCCAAAATGGTTGTGGCATTGGGTTTGAGCCTGAATCTGAATGTAATTGCCGAAGGTGTAGAGCTTGAAGCACAACGTGATTATCTCGCCCGCTTGGGCTGCCATGCCTACCAAGGTTATTTGTTTAGTAAGCCGTTACCACTGCATGACTTGGAAGCGTTTTATAACGAAAAAATGCGGCCAGAGAACAAATTAGTCAGCTAA
- a CDS encoding SDR family oxidoreductase, whose translation MNQKIALITGGSRGLGRNAVLKLAERGVDIILTYRSQETEAQAVVAEIEKYGAKAIALQLDVGDSHSFPAFAEQVKAHLQTTWQRDTFDYLLNNAGVGVHASFAETTEAQFDQLMNIHLKGVFFLTQALLPLLADGGSILNVSSGLARFALPGYAAYATMKGGIEVLTKYLAKELGARNINVNVLAPGAIETDFGGGAVRDNAQLNAFVASQTALGRVGLPDDIGNVIAALLSEQTHWVNAQRIEASGGMFL comes from the coding sequence ATGAATCAGAAAATTGCACTCATCACTGGCGGCAGCCGCGGATTGGGCCGTAATGCGGTGCTGAAATTGGCAGAACGTGGTGTCGATATCATTTTGACGTATCGCAGTCAGGAAACAGAAGCGCAGGCAGTCGTCGCTGAGATTGAAAAATATGGCGCCAAAGCAATTGCATTACAGCTTGATGTTGGCGATAGCCACTCATTCCCCGCTTTCGCCGAGCAAGTAAAAGCCCATCTGCAAACCACTTGGCAGCGGGATACTTTTGACTATCTGCTGAATAATGCCGGAGTTGGCGTGCATGCCAGCTTCGCGGAAACCACCGAAGCACAGTTCGATCAGCTGATGAACATCCATCTGAAAGGGGTGTTTTTCCTGACACAAGCATTGTTACCATTGCTGGCTGATGGCGGTTCCATTTTAAATGTCTCTTCCGGTCTGGCACGCTTTGCTCTGCCGGGTTACGCCGCCTATGCCACCATGAAGGGTGGAATTGAAGTGCTAACCAAATATCTGGCCAAAGAGCTAGGCGCCCGTAATATCAACGTCAATGTGCTCGCCCCTGGTGCTATTGAAACCGATTTTGGTGGTGGTGCCGTGCGTGACAATGCACAGCTCAATGCGTTCGTGGCATCACAAACCGCGTTAGGTCGGGTTGGGTTACCAGATGACATCGGTAACGTCATTGCAGCCCTGCTTTCAGAGCAAACTCACTGGGTTAATGCTCAACGAATTGAAGCTTCGGGTGGTATGTTTTTGTAG
- the argG gene encoding argininosuccinate synthase — protein MTTILKHLPVGARIGIAFSGGLDTSAALLWMRQKGAVPYAYTANLGQPDEEDYDAIPRRAMEYGAENARLIDCRKQLVAEGIAAIQCGAFHNTTAGVAYFNTTPLGRAVTGTMLVAAMKDDGVNIWGDGSTYKGNDIERFYRYGLLTNAELQIYKPWLDTDFIDELGGRQEMSEFMIKAGFDYKMSVEKAYSTDSNILGATHEAKDLEYLNSSVKIVNPIMGVKFWDENVKIPAEEVTIRFERGFPVALNGVTFSDDVELMLEANRIGGRHGLGMSDQIENRIIEAKSRGIYEAPGMALLHIAYERLVTGIHNEDTIELYHAHGRQLGRFLYQGRWFDSQALMLRDASQRWVASAITGEVTLELRRGNDYSILNTVSDNLTYQAERLTMEKGDSMFSPDDRIGQLTMRNLDITDTRAKLINYVETGLLSASASTGLPQVEKK, from the coding sequence ATGACTACGATTCTCAAGCATCTTCCAGTTGGCGCACGTATTGGTATCGCGTTCTCTGGTGGTCTGGATACCAGCGCAGCATTGTTATGGATGCGTCAGAAAGGCGCGGTACCTTATGCCTATACCGCCAATCTCGGTCAACCAGACGAAGAAGACTATGATGCAATCCCTCGTCGCGCGATGGAATATGGAGCAGAAAACGCCAGATTGATCGATTGCCGTAAGCAACTGGTTGCTGAAGGCATCGCAGCAATTCAGTGTGGTGCTTTCCATAACACTACTGCCGGTGTTGCTTATTTCAATACAACGCCACTAGGCCGAGCAGTGACTGGTACCATGCTGGTTGCCGCCATGAAAGACGATGGCGTCAATATCTGGGGTGATGGCAGTACTTATAAAGGTAACGATATTGAACGTTTTTATCGTTATGGTCTGCTGACTAACGCAGAACTGCAAATTTACAAACCTTGGTTGGACACAGATTTCATTGATGAATTAGGCGGCCGCCAGGAAATGTCTGAATTTATGATCAAAGCTGGTTTTGATTATAAAATGTCCGTAGAAAAAGCTTACTCTACTGACTCCAACATCTTAGGTGCAACACATGAAGCAAAAGACCTGGAATACTTAAACTCCAGCGTCAAAATCGTAAACCCAATCATGGGTGTTAAATTTTGGGATGAGAACGTTAAGATCCCAGCAGAAGAAGTCACGATCCGTTTTGAACGAGGCTTCCCTGTTGCACTGAATGGTGTAACCTTTAGTGACGATGTTGAACTGATGCTGGAAGCTAACCGCATTGGTGGTCGTCATGGTTTAGGTATGAGTGACCAGATTGAAAACCGTATCATTGAAGCAAAAAGCCGCGGTATCTATGAAGCCCCAGGTATGGCGCTATTGCATATTGCCTACGAACGTTTAGTAACCGGTATCCATAACGAAGACACCATTGAACTGTATCATGCACATGGTCGTCAGTTAGGTCGCTTCTTGTATCAAGGCCGTTGGTTCGACTCACAAGCGCTGATGTTGCGTGATGCTTCACAACGTTGGGTCGCAAGTGCGATCACTGGTGAAGTTACGCTGGAACTGCGCCGTGGTAACGACTATTCAATCCTGAACACTGTGTCTGATAACCTGACTTATCAAGCAGAACGTTTGACCATGGAAAAAGGTGACTCCATGTTCTCCCCTGATGACCGTATTGGTCAGTTGACCATGCGTAACTTAGATATCACCGATACACGCGCCAAACTGATCAACTATGTAGAAACAGGCCTGCTTTCAGCATCCGCTAGCACCGGCCTACCGCAGGTAGAAAAAAAGTAA
- a CDS encoding substrate-binding domain-containing protein, which produces MNIVFIPKSSDQIFWDIMRAGVNEALSEIGNISLTWRGPAYNDDTDAQIRILQIYTRPGIDAIVIAPTDRQRLVEPIKKAADQGIKVIVVDSAFNGTSYQNFITTDNYASGQLAAKHLAESLHKQGKVVVFRIVAGSASTDDRAQGFIHYINEHAPDIKIVADIYGGASRGKARHSADELLKRLPDIDGIFAVNESSTDGVLRALRDAGRAQKTKLVGFDSSDFLFDGLEKHDVDALVVQDPRQMGYLSIKAAVAAINNSSIKDKTIFTPAKLVTLENHLTPEIKKLISTH; this is translated from the coding sequence ATGAACATCGTTTTCATACCTAAATCCAGCGACCAAATTTTTTGGGATATCATGCGCGCAGGGGTAAACGAGGCGCTCAGTGAAATCGGCAATATTAGCCTGACTTGGCGCGGCCCTGCTTACAACGACGATACTGATGCACAGATCAGGATCTTACAGATCTATACTCGCCCCGGTATCGATGCCATTGTAATTGCACCAACAGATCGTCAACGCTTAGTCGAGCCAATAAAAAAAGCCGCAGATCAAGGCATCAAAGTGATTGTGGTTGATTCTGCGTTTAATGGCACCTCTTATCAAAATTTCATCACCACAGATAACTATGCCAGCGGTCAACTTGCCGCAAAACACTTGGCAGAAAGCCTCCATAAACAAGGCAAGGTTGTTGTTTTTCGGATTGTAGCCGGTAGCGCATCTACCGATGACCGGGCTCAAGGTTTTATCCATTATATTAATGAGCACGCTCCGGACATAAAGATCGTAGCCGACATCTACGGTGGTGCATCGCGTGGTAAAGCACGTCACAGTGCAGATGAGTTGCTGAAAAGACTACCTGATATTGATGGCATTTTTGCCGTTAATGAATCGTCTACCGACGGCGTATTGCGGGCATTACGAGATGCGGGCCGGGCCCAGAAAACCAAATTAGTCGGTTTTGATTCCAGCGACTTTCTGTTTGATGGTCTGGAAAAACATGATGTAGATGCATTGGTTGTGCAAGATCCGCGACAAATGGGCTATCTAAGTATTAAGGCGGCCGTTGCTGCGATCAATAACAGCAGCATCAAAGACAAAACCATTTTTACGCCAGCCAAATTAGTGACTTTAGAAAACCACCTGACACCAGAGATTAAAAAGCTGATCAGCACACATTAA
- a CDS encoding EAL domain-containing protein, translating to MISNVFLKTAYKSLIQEVVEGIPIRVFWKDRECRYLGCNSRFAQDAGFSHSSDLIGKTDFDMAWHDQAAIYRADDMLVMESGQPKLNYEEPLTSPNGELAYLRTSKVPLRDANNVIIGILGIYEDITERKKAEQMEKHLTRALKLLSKCNTTLIHADNEQTLLVDICRLAVEIGGYRMAWVGYPENDEAKTIRPVAQSGYGHGFLDHIKISWADNEWGQGPTGTAVRTGTTIVNSDTQTNSKLIPWRQAATERNYHSSISLPLATKNKMLGALNIYSSEANAFSAEEISLLEELANDLAFGIETLRTRTLHNVAEKKLEFLAHFDPLTSLPNRTLLRDRFEQAAAIADREKSGVAIFFLDLDNFTHINDSLGHVYGDKLLVSVANRLKKCIRKTDTLSRQGGDEFAILLSNINDVESIEEIIHGIVSSFTEPFDIDGYTLNITFSAGISVYPHDDKSFDALLKHADTALYHAKHSGRNIYRFFSGQMNNDALEYIQLQGQLHNAIKNKELQLYYQPQIDTTTGKIIGAEALLRWNHPEHGLIPPAKFIPGAERSGLIIPIGEWVLNEACRQIQLWRETDLIPEFVVAVNLSALQFKRGDLTETVALALEQANLPASHLELELTESILLHDVNDVRNTLHSLKKIGVRLSIDDFGTGYSSLSYLKQLAVDKLKIDQSFIRDMVEDAGDAAIVKAIIQLGHALDLSVIAEGVEKNTQFAALKELGCDEIQGYLFSRPLPAEEFIQYYRDINLGLCRLDN from the coding sequence TTGATAAGTAACGTTTTTCTTAAGACTGCTTATAAATCTCTGATTCAAGAAGTTGTAGAAGGTATTCCTATTCGTGTTTTCTGGAAAGATCGGGAATGCCGCTATTTGGGTTGTAACTCTCGTTTTGCACAAGATGCAGGGTTCAGCCATTCCAGCGATCTGATCGGCAAAACTGATTTCGATATGGCCTGGCATGATCAAGCCGCCATCTATCGGGCTGATGACATGCTCGTAATGGAGTCAGGCCAGCCTAAGTTAAATTATGAAGAACCGCTAACATCGCCGAATGGCGAACTTGCCTACTTACGTACATCTAAGGTGCCTTTGCGGGATGCCAATAACGTCATTATTGGCATTTTAGGCATTTATGAAGACATTACGGAGCGAAAAAAAGCCGAGCAAATGGAAAAGCATCTGACTCGTGCACTTAAATTGCTCAGTAAATGTAATACCACCCTTATCCATGCCGATAATGAACAAACATTATTAGTCGATATTTGCCGCTTAGCCGTAGAAATTGGCGGTTATCGTATGGCTTGGGTTGGTTATCCGGAAAATGATGAAGCCAAAACCATTCGGCCAGTGGCTCAGTCCGGTTACGGACATGGTTTTTTAGATCATATAAAGATTTCATGGGCTGACAATGAATGGGGTCAAGGCCCGACAGGTACTGCAGTAAGAACTGGTACCACAATCGTGAATTCAGACACACAAACTAATTCGAAATTGATACCATGGCGACAAGCCGCAACTGAGCGTAATTACCATTCAAGCATATCGCTACCTTTAGCGACAAAAAATAAAATGCTTGGCGCATTAAATATCTACTCCTCGGAAGCTAATGCCTTTAGCGCAGAAGAGATATCCTTACTTGAGGAACTGGCTAACGATCTGGCATTTGGTATCGAAACTTTACGTACTCGTACTTTGCATAATGTGGCAGAAAAGAAGTTGGAGTTTCTGGCGCACTTTGATCCGCTCACCAGTTTACCCAACCGGACATTATTACGAGATCGTTTTGAGCAAGCCGCCGCCATCGCTGATCGCGAAAAATCTGGCGTAGCTATTTTCTTTCTCGATTTGGATAATTTTACTCACATCAATGACAGCCTTGGGCATGTCTATGGCGATAAATTACTGGTTAGCGTCGCCAATCGACTGAAAAAATGCATACGTAAAACTGACACACTCAGTCGCCAAGGTGGCGATGAATTTGCCATTTTACTAAGTAATATCAATGATGTAGAAAGTATAGAAGAAATAATACACGGTATAGTTTCTTCATTCACTGAACCGTTTGATATTGATGGTTACACACTGAATATCACCTTTAGTGCCGGTATCAGTGTCTACCCTCATGATGACAAATCATTTGATGCGTTGCTTAAACACGCTGATACCGCGCTCTATCATGCCAAACACTCTGGGCGAAATATCTACCGCTTTTTCTCTGGACAAATGAATAACGATGCACTGGAATATATTCAGTTGCAGGGGCAATTGCACAACGCAATAAAAAACAAAGAACTACAGCTGTATTATCAACCTCAGATTGATACAACCACCGGCAAAATTATTGGCGCAGAAGCCCTATTACGCTGGAATCACCCTGAGCATGGCTTGATTCCGCCAGCAAAATTTATTCCTGGTGCAGAACGCAGTGGGCTCATTATTCCTATTGGTGAATGGGTTTTGAATGAAGCGTGCCGACAAATACAGCTCTGGCGAGAAACCGATCTGATACCAGAATTTGTCGTGGCTGTTAATCTCTCCGCACTACAATTTAAACGCGGCGATCTCACCGAAACGGTCGCACTTGCACTTGAACAAGCTAATTTACCTGCCAGCCATTTGGAATTAGAACTTACCGAATCTATTTTGTTACACGATGTGAATGACGTTAGAAATACACTGCACAGCTTGAAAAAAATAGGCGTTCGTCTTTCGATTGACGATTTCGGTACCGGTTATTCCAGTTTGTCGTATCTCAAGCAACTGGCTGTCGATAAGCTTAAAATTGACCAATCCTTTATTCGCGATATGGTAGAGGACGCGGGTGATGCCGCGATTGTTAAAGCGATTATCCAGCTCGGGCATGCACTCGACCTTTCAGTTATTGCTGAAGGAGTAGAAAAAAACACTCAGTTTGCGGCGTTAAAAGAGTTAGGTTGTGACGAAATTCAAGGCTATTTATTCAGTCGCCCACTCCCTGCTGAAGAGTTTATTCAATATTATCGAGATATAAATTTGGGTTTATGCCGATTGGACAACTAA
- a CDS encoding LysR family transcriptional regulator — protein MQIYVRVAELASFTLAAQSLNLPKSSISTAVQRLENLMQTRLLHRTTRRVQMTQDGLVFYERCKDILADMDELQGLFQRDPAELTGRLRVDMPVGIARTIIMPRLAEFTERYPHLDIEVSCTDRLVDLVREGFDCVLRVGKLHDSSLVARHIGQFEQINCASPQYLATYGVPQTLADLQQHQLIHYASTLGTKSAGFEYVDSVSNKTCYVPMRGCITVNNSDAYEAACLAGLGIIQAPLHGMQPHLNNDLLVELLPQYKAKPMPISLLYANRRHLPKRVYVFMSWVAELLS, from the coding sequence ATGCAGATTTATGTCCGTGTTGCTGAGTTGGCGAGTTTTACCTTGGCGGCACAGAGTTTAAATTTGCCGAAATCATCCATTTCCACGGCAGTGCAGCGTCTGGAAAATCTCATGCAAACTCGATTATTACACCGTACCACCCGACGCGTGCAGATGACGCAAGATGGGCTGGTTTTCTATGAGCGTTGCAAAGACATTCTGGCCGATATGGATGAATTGCAGGGGCTGTTTCAGCGTGATCCGGCAGAATTAACCGGGCGGCTTCGGGTCGATATGCCGGTAGGCATTGCCCGCACTATTATTATGCCTCGCTTGGCTGAATTTACGGAAAGGTATCCGCATCTTGATATTGAAGTCAGTTGTACCGACCGGTTGGTCGATTTAGTGCGTGAAGGGTTTGATTGTGTATTGCGCGTGGGCAAGTTGCATGACTCCAGTTTAGTGGCGCGACATATCGGCCAGTTTGAGCAGATCAACTGTGCCAGCCCGCAATACTTAGCTACTTACGGCGTACCGCAAACACTGGCCGATCTACAGCAGCATCAGTTGATCCATTACGCATCGACATTAGGCACGAAATCAGCTGGTTTTGAATATGTCGATAGTGTCAGTAACAAAACCTGTTATGTACCGATGCGTGGGTGTATCACGGTCAATAATTCCGATGCGTATGAAGCCGCCTGTTTAGCCGGATTGGGGATCATTCAAGCGCCCTTGCACGGTATGCAGCCCCACCTGAACAATGATTTGTTGGTTGAACTGTTACCGCAATATAAAGCTAAACCCATGCCGATATCACTGCTCTATGCTAATCGTCGCCATTTACCTAAACGCGTGTACGTGTTTATGAGTTGGGTCGCTGAGCTATTAAGTTGA